One segment of Anatilimnocola aggregata DNA contains the following:
- a CDS encoding tautomerase family protein — MPIVTVQITREGATPQQKAEVIRGMTEVLTRVLDKPPALTHVLIQEVETENWGVGGLPALEYRQQTGLPVKRNQ, encoded by the coding sequence ATGCCCATTGTCACCGTTCAGATCACGCGCGAGGGTGCGACACCTCAGCAGAAAGCAGAAGTCATCCGCGGCATGACCGAGGTACTTACACGCGTGCTCGATAAGCCGCCTGCCTTGACCCACGTATTGATTCAGGAAGTAGAAACAGAGAATTGGGGTGTCGGGGGCTTACCCGCCTTGGAATACCGACAACAAACGGGCCTCCCGGTGAAGCGTAATCAATAG